A stretch of the Cellulomonas sp. WB94 genome encodes the following:
- a CDS encoding FtsX-like permease family protein, which produces MRRSIGRLVAAGVAIAIGTAFVAATLLAGGVMTRSTYDTVTARYAQADLVVTQTVDDTQLAAIRAVPGVDAADPVPLVGVELHNGGVRVWVHAAPTTTDPRLDAQVVSAGALPAAPGQIALPVAVAQRLAVGVGDHLVTPQPVLVTSHDPSSTAAPTDTWTTVDETLTVVGLLDDPHHAYAQLGGAAAVTAADAARWGGAGSLAGLDGPVLVALAPGTDLGAMSTTIRAAVPDAEVSTRDEAAKAQIAELSSEAEVLTGIVLGFAAVALVVAALVIANTFQVLVAQRTRTLALLRCVGADRGQLRRSVLVEAAILGAAASLVGLAVGIALAQGALMVLGRMELGVPLPTAVTVTSWVVLVPVVLGTAVTLLAALVPARAATRVAPIEALRPSDAPAVGERAGRARLVIAAVLSVGGLAALLAGVPLSLAGQPLLGLAVAVLGGAVSFVGVLVGAVFWIPRVVALVGRGLARTGTSARLAAANTARNPRRTAATSSALLIGVTLVALMSAGAASTRVTLDNDLDTHYPVDLTLEATAAADGSIDAMPSDVAPTIADVAGVAQVTEMRVTAARISTAGHPADPAGAIHLRSISPADLAAVVRTPDLPAALDDDTIVIGPVLATRLGVGAGDRVDVAAYTGFADDSTPSPGGQVTTLTVAVAGTEGWAAFVTTTIGRTVAPAAPVAELWVRLADVNDAGSVVPRVQDAIRTAAVSVDGPALQRASYQTLISTLLAVVVGLLAVAVVIALVGVANTLSLSVLERRRESATLRAIGLSRRQLRWMLAIEGMLIAGIGAVLGTLLGLLYGWVGAATVLSTVGPVTLAVPWRDVVIVLVVAVAAGLAASVVPGRAAARTSPVAALTVD; this is translated from the coding sequence ATGCGACGCAGCATCGGCCGCCTGGTGGCGGCCGGCGTGGCGATCGCCATCGGGACCGCGTTCGTCGCTGCCACGCTTCTCGCCGGCGGCGTCATGACACGGTCCACGTACGACACGGTGACCGCGCGGTACGCGCAGGCCGACCTCGTCGTGACGCAGACCGTCGACGACACGCAGCTCGCGGCGATCCGGGCCGTACCCGGCGTCGACGCGGCCGATCCCGTCCCTCTCGTGGGCGTCGAGCTGCACAACGGCGGGGTGCGGGTCTGGGTGCACGCGGCACCGACGACGACCGACCCCCGCCTCGACGCGCAGGTCGTGAGCGCGGGCGCCCTGCCGGCGGCGCCGGGCCAGATCGCCCTGCCGGTCGCGGTCGCGCAGCGGCTGGCCGTCGGAGTCGGCGACCACCTCGTGACGCCGCAGCCGGTCCTCGTGACCAGCCACGACCCGTCGAGCACCGCCGCACCGACCGACACGTGGACGACGGTCGACGAGACCCTGACGGTCGTCGGGCTGCTCGACGACCCGCACCACGCCTACGCCCAGCTCGGCGGCGCCGCGGCCGTCACCGCCGCCGACGCCGCCCGCTGGGGCGGGGCCGGTTCGCTCGCCGGGCTCGACGGCCCGGTCCTGGTGGCCCTCGCACCGGGGACGGACCTGGGTGCCATGAGCACCACGATCCGTGCGGCGGTGCCCGACGCCGAGGTCAGTACGCGCGACGAGGCCGCCAAGGCGCAGATCGCCGAGCTCAGCAGCGAGGCCGAGGTGCTGACCGGGATCGTGCTGGGCTTCGCCGCCGTCGCGCTCGTCGTCGCGGCGCTGGTCATCGCCAACACCTTCCAGGTCCTCGTCGCCCAGCGCACCCGCACCCTCGCGCTGCTGCGCTGCGTCGGGGCCGACCGCGGCCAGCTGCGCAGGTCGGTCCTCGTCGAGGCCGCGATCCTCGGCGCTGCGGCGTCGCTGGTGGGGCTGGCCGTCGGGATCGCTCTGGCTCAGGGTGCGCTGATGGTGCTCGGGCGGATGGAGCTCGGCGTGCCGCTCCCCACGGCGGTGACCGTGACCAGCTGGGTCGTCCTCGTCCCCGTGGTCCTCGGGACCGCCGTCACCCTGCTCGCCGCGCTCGTCCCGGCCCGCGCTGCGACCCGGGTCGCGCCGATCGAGGCGCTGCGTCCGTCCGACGCACCGGCCGTCGGCGAGCGGGCCGGCCGGGCGCGACTGGTGATCGCCGCTGTGCTCTCCGTCGGCGGGCTTGCCGCCCTGCTGGCCGGGGTCCCGCTGTCGCTCGCCGGGCAGCCTCTGCTCGGGCTCGCCGTCGCCGTCCTCGGCGGGGCGGTCTCGTTCGTCGGGGTGCTCGTCGGCGCCGTGTTCTGGATCCCGCGCGTCGTCGCGCTCGTCGGGCGGGGGCTCGCCCGGACCGGCACGAGCGCCCGGCTCGCGGCGGCCAACACGGCTCGCAACCCCCGCCGCACCGCCGCGACGAGCTCCGCGCTGCTCATCGGCGTCACGCTCGTCGCGCTGATGAGCGCGGGGGCGGCCAGCACGCGCGTGACGCTCGACAACGACCTCGACACCCACTACCCGGTCGATCTCACGCTCGAGGCCACCGCCGCGGCGGACGGATCGATCGATGCGATGCCCTCCGACGTCGCACCGACGATCGCCGACGTCGCCGGGGTCGCTCAGGTCACCGAGATGCGCGTCACGGCGGCCCGCATCAGCACCGCCGGGCACCCGGCCGACCCGGCCGGGGCGATCCACCTGCGGTCGATCTCGCCGGCCGACCTCGCGGCCGTCGTCCGCACGCCGGACCTGCCCGCGGCTCTCGACGACGACACCATCGTGATCGGCCCCGTCCTCGCGACGAGGCTCGGCGTCGGGGCCGGGGACCGCGTCGACGTCGCGGCCTACACCGGGTTCGCCGACGACAGCACGCCCTCGCCGGGCGGTCAGGTCACGACGTTGACGGTCGCCGTCGCGGGCACCGAGGGGTGGGCCGCGTTCGTCACGACGACCATCGGACGGACGGTCGCACCCGCTGCGCCGGTCGCGGAGCTGTGGGTTCGGCTCGCGGACGTCAACGATGCGGGGTCGGTCGTCCCCCGGGTGCAGGACGCGATCAGGACGGCGGCCGTCTCCGTCGACGGACCGGCGCTCCAGCGGGCGTCGTACCAGACCCTGATCAGCACGCTGCTCGCCGTCGTCGTGGGACTGCTCGCGGTCGCCGTGGTCATCGCCCTCGTCGGCGTCGCGAACACGCTCTCGCTGTCCGTCCTGGAACGTCGCCGCGAGTCCGCGACGCTGCGGGCGATCGGACTCTCGCGACGACAGCTGCGCTGGATGCTGGCGATCGAGGGGATGCTCATCGCCGGGATCGGCGCCGTGCTCGGCACCTTGCTGGGGCTGCTGTACGGCTGGGTCGGCGCCGCGACGGTGCTCAGCACGGTCGGGCCGGTGACCCTCGCGGTGCCGTGGCGGGACGTGGTGATCGTGCTGGTCGTCGCCGTCGCGGCGGGGTTGGCGGCGTCGGTGGTCCCCGGTCGCGCCGCCGCGCGCACCTCGCCGGTCGCGGCGCTGACCGTGGACTGA
- a CDS encoding FHA domain-containing protein has protein sequence MRITLLTPEQSATTSALVATDVEVRPGARLGDLRADLARITGHRGWTTPGARLSVDHVAVDDEQPCGQPPLLAGARLRIGRGPRPADDDAIDARRHLAVVEGPDCGALRAVCGALVVGRWVPEPPLVPRRSTLATAHERHLALRDLSMSERHVELTLRRGELAVRDVGSTNGTRLVRRSVSRRAARRVPHGRAVHRRWVRVRPGDRLHLGASVVEIRGPVTEAGPALPRRSGLTVPAPASARPL, from the coding sequence GTGCGGATCACCCTCCTGACGCCCGAGCAGTCGGCGACGACCTCCGCGCTCGTCGCGACCGACGTCGAGGTCCGCCCGGGGGCACGCCTCGGCGACCTGCGCGCGGACCTCGCGCGGATCACCGGTCACCGTGGCTGGACGACCCCCGGCGCTCGGCTCTCGGTCGATCACGTCGCGGTCGACGACGAGCAACCGTGCGGCCAGCCGCCGCTGCTGGCCGGCGCACGGCTCCGCATCGGGCGCGGCCCGCGGCCTGCCGACGACGACGCGATCGACGCACGCCGCCACCTCGCGGTCGTCGAGGGGCCCGACTGCGGTGCGCTGCGCGCCGTCTGCGGAGCGCTCGTGGTCGGCCGCTGGGTACCGGAGCCGCCGCTCGTCCCCCGTCGGAGCACGCTTGCGACGGCGCACGAACGTCACCTGGCCCTGCGGGACCTGTCGATGTCCGAGCGTCACGTCGAGCTGACGCTGCGACGCGGCGAGCTCGCGGTGCGCGACGTCGGCTCGACGAACGGGACGAGGCTCGTCCGGCGCAGCGTCTCTCGCAGGGCCGCCCGGAGGGTTCCCCACGGCCGGGCGGTGCACCGCCGCTGGGTTCGGGTGCGGCCCGGTGACCGCCTGCACCTCGGAGCCAGCGTCGTGGAGATCCGCGGGCCCGTGACCGAGGCGGGTCCGGCCCTCCCCCGCCGGTCCGGGCTGACGGTTCCGGCTCCGGCTTCGGCGCGACCGCTCTGA
- a CDS encoding DUF2505 domain-containing protein, translated as MHLTVTLDLPADPSTATRMLADPGFVHAKVRATGALDQQVDVVNGENGAFTVTTRRSLPTDQIPANLRAFVGSSLHVRQVEAWDTPRPDGERRGTVVVEITGAPVRLTGTMVLAAHGAASTLTYDGDLKAGIPLFAGAVESAAADVIRDALSVEGVVAVRWLEGHGTGGEA; from the coding sequence GTGCACCTGACCGTGACGCTCGACCTGCCGGCCGACCCATCGACGGCGACGCGCATGCTCGCGGACCCTGGCTTCGTCCACGCGAAGGTGCGAGCGACGGGTGCGCTCGACCAGCAGGTCGACGTCGTGAACGGCGAGAACGGTGCCTTCACCGTGACGACCCGCAGGTCGCTGCCGACCGACCAGATCCCGGCCAACCTGCGCGCGTTCGTCGGGTCGAGCCTGCACGTGCGTCAGGTCGAGGCCTGGGACACCCCGCGGCCCGACGGGGAACGGCGCGGGACGGTCGTCGTCGAGATCACGGGAGCTCCCGTGCGCCTGACGGGGACGATGGTCCTCGCAGCGCACGGTGCGGCGTCCACCCTCACCTATGACGGCGATCTCAAGGCCGGCATCCCCCTGTTCGCCGGCGCGGTCGAATCCGCCGCCGCCGACGTGATCCGTGACGCGCTCTCCGTCGAGGGGGTCGTTGCTGTGCGTTGGCTGGAAGGTCACGGAACGGGTGGCGAGGCGTAA
- a CDS encoding extracellular solute-binding protein: MRKTTRKMWAAAAGVTGIALLATACSSGGSTTPAATEKATTAASTEKITLKVATFNEFGYDDPAGSLYDAYTKLHPNITIEPVKAATSNEARDNMNTRLAAGSGLSDIEAIEVDWLPELLQYSDKFVDLNSDETKGRWLEYKTAQATDSTGRLIGYGTDIGPEVIAYRADLFKAAGLPTDRAEVAALFGGKDATWDKYFEVGKQFAKAGTGVPFFDSAGATYQGMINQVTDAYENPADGTITVKDSAEVKDIYNKVLTAAVTDNLSAHLGQWSPDWQASFQTNGFATMLAPGWMLGVIEGNAKGVTGWDIADVFPGGAGNWGGSFLTVPAQGAHPEEAKALAAWLTAPEQQITAFKYKGTFPSQTEALSSPDLLGVTNAFFNAAPTGEILANRAKALPTTPPFKGTNYFAINDAMQQALSRVDVDKTDNAEASWTKFIDAVSALG, from the coding sequence GTGCGCAAGACCACACGCAAGATGTGGGCAGCCGCGGCCGGGGTCACGGGCATCGCCCTCCTCGCCACCGCATGCAGCTCAGGCGGATCCACGACGCCGGCCGCGACCGAGAAGGCCACGACAGCAGCCAGCACCGAGAAGATCACGCTCAAGGTCGCGACGTTCAACGAGTTCGGCTACGACGACCCCGCAGGCTCGCTGTACGACGCGTACACGAAGCTGCACCCGAACATCACGATCGAGCCCGTCAAGGCCGCCACGTCCAACGAGGCCCGCGACAACATGAACACGCGTCTCGCCGCCGGCTCCGGCCTGTCGGACATCGAGGCCATCGAGGTGGACTGGCTCCCCGAGCTGCTCCAGTACTCGGACAAGTTCGTCGACCTGAACTCCGACGAGACCAAGGGTCGCTGGCTCGAGTACAAGACCGCGCAGGCCACTGACAGCACGGGCCGGCTCATCGGCTACGGCACGGACATCGGCCCCGAGGTCATCGCGTACCGCGCCGACCTCTTCAAGGCCGCGGGTCTCCCGACCGACCGCGCCGAGGTTGCTGCGCTGTTCGGCGGCAAGGACGCGACGTGGGACAAGTACTTCGAGGTCGGCAAGCAGTTCGCCAAGGCCGGCACCGGCGTGCCGTTCTTCGACTCCGCCGGCGCGACCTACCAGGGCATGATCAACCAGGTCACCGACGCCTACGAGAACCCGGCCGACGGCACCATCACGGTCAAGGACAGCGCCGAGGTGAAGGACATCTACAACAAGGTCCTCACCGCTGCGGTGACCGACAACCTGTCGGCGCACCTCGGACAGTGGAGCCCGGACTGGCAGGCCTCGTTCCAGACGAACGGCTTCGCCACGATGCTCGCACCGGGCTGGATGCTCGGCGTCATCGAGGGCAACGCCAAGGGTGTCACCGGCTGGGACATCGCCGATGTCTTCCCCGGCGGCGCCGGCAACTGGGGCGGTTCGTTCCTGACCGTCCCGGCGCAGGGTGCGCACCCGGAGGAGGCCAAGGCCCTCGCCGCATGGCTCACCGCCCCTGAGCAGCAGATCACCGCGTTCAAGTACAAGGGCACCTTCCCGAGCCAGACCGAGGCTCTGTCGAGCCCCGACCTGCTCGGCGTGACCAACGCGTTCTTCAACGCTGCCCCCACGGGCGAGATCCTCGCGAACCGCGCCAAGGCGCTGCCCACGACCCCGCCGTTCAAGGGCACGAACTACTTCGCGATCAACGACGCGATGCAGCAGGCCCTGAGCCGTGTCGACGTGGACAAGACGGACAACGCTGAGGCGTCCTGGACGAAGTTCATCGACGCAGTGAGCGCACTGGGCTGA
- a CDS encoding PAS domain-containing sensor histidine kinase, which translates to MSDLASRHASLDAADLEWLHLLVGDWQVVSDLAFADLVLWLPTSDGDFIAIAQCRPSTGATVHYDDVVGSRPPDGQRPQLRRSLTEVRAQRSREPRWFGSYAVREEAVPVVHDGRAIAVIARQTNLGGARTPSRLELNYVEAADDLMGMIARGHFPAVNAPTGPRRGAPRVGDGLIRLNSEGEVLYASPNALSCFHRLGAIGDLVGRSLVEVTTDVIDEPMAFDESMPLVLMGRAPWRTDLELHGVALSLRAVPLTEDGQRLGAVVLCRDVSELRRRERELMTKDATIREIHHRVKNNLQTVAALLRLQSRRMSSPEARDALAEAMRRVATIALVHETLSQTLDEIVPFDDLVGRSLRLAADVASAGGQVRTVVHGTFGLVPAEDATALALVLTELVTNAVEHGLSSQGGGTVDVTAERDGSELTITVADDGVGIPVGAGAGTGLGTQIVQTLVTNELRGTIAWEPREGGGTQVVLHIVLRNPGRDAATSGESGGW; encoded by the coding sequence CTGAGCGACCTCGCGTCGCGTCACGCCTCGCTCGATGCCGCCGACCTCGAGTGGCTGCACCTGCTCGTCGGGGACTGGCAGGTGGTGTCCGACCTCGCGTTCGCCGACCTCGTCCTGTGGCTGCCGACGTCGGACGGCGACTTCATCGCGATCGCCCAGTGCAGGCCGAGCACGGGTGCGACCGTCCACTACGACGACGTCGTGGGCTCTCGGCCGCCCGACGGTCAGCGACCGCAGCTGCGGCGCTCGCTCACCGAGGTGCGCGCGCAGCGCTCGCGCGAACCGCGCTGGTTCGGCTCGTACGCCGTGCGCGAGGAGGCGGTCCCCGTCGTCCACGACGGGCGAGCGATCGCGGTCATCGCCCGGCAGACGAACCTCGGTGGGGCCCGCACGCCCAGCCGCCTCGAGCTCAACTACGTCGAGGCCGCCGACGACCTCATGGGCATGATCGCCCGAGGGCACTTCCCGGCAGTCAACGCCCCCACCGGCCCGCGCCGGGGTGCGCCGCGCGTGGGCGACGGGCTCATCCGGCTCAACTCGGAGGGTGAGGTGCTCTACGCGAGCCCGAACGCCCTGAGCTGCTTCCACCGGCTGGGTGCGATCGGCGACCTCGTCGGGCGCTCGCTCGTCGAGGTGACGACCGATGTGATCGACGAGCCCATGGCGTTCGACGAGTCCATGCCGCTCGTGCTCATGGGCCGGGCGCCGTGGCGCACCGACCTCGAGCTGCACGGGGTCGCGCTGTCGTTGCGCGCCGTCCCGCTCACCGAGGACGGTCAGCGGCTCGGCGCCGTGGTGCTGTGCCGCGACGTCTCCGAGCTGCGCCGACGTGAGCGCGAGCTCATGACGAAGGACGCGACCATCCGGGAGATCCACCACCGGGTCAAGAACAACCTGCAGACCGTCGCGGCGCTGCTGCGGCTCCAGTCGCGTCGGATGAGCAGCCCCGAGGCGCGGGACGCCCTCGCCGAGGCCATGCGTCGAGTCGCGACGATCGCCCTGGTGCACGAGACGCTCTCGCAGACCCTCGACGAGATCGTGCCGTTCGACGACCTCGTCGGTCGCAGCCTGCGGCTGGCTGCCGACGTGGCCTCCGCGGGCGGCCAGGTGCGGACCGTCGTGCACGGCACGTTCGGTCTCGTGCCCGCAGAGGACGCGACGGCACTCGCCCTGGTCCTGACCGAGCTGGTCACCAACGCCGTCGAGCACGGCCTGTCGTCGCAGGGCGGGGGGACGGTCGACGTCACGGCCGAGCGCGACGGCTCCGAGCTCACGATCACGGTGGCCGATGACGGCGTCGGGATCCCCGTGGGCGCGGGCGCCGGGACGGGGCTCGGCACGCAGATCGTGCAGACCCTCGTCACGAACGAGCTCCGCGGCACGATCGCCTGGGAACCGCGGGAGGGCGGCGGGACGCAGGTCGTGCTCCACATCGTCCTGCGCAACCCGGGCCGGGACGCTGCGACGTCAGGGGAGTCGGGCGGCTGGTGA
- a CDS encoding FtsK/SpoIIIE domain-containing protein translates to MLIAPAIALGQVVVERRRVPSGGHASRPDARRGGAAREHADVGGRAGVASDASCLEGSIHPADLATAALVRLRRGTVRAGPVPDRPGAAAQGAAGPGSADRSLGASAAGRAVAVVGPRELALGIARALTLGLVGPAGETALVVRCDVGEHESWRWARWLTHRSAPLPGPDAGRTVVVADGEGTHPEIARWWHGAGATHHLVLVARSAGAVPAWCDTVVEVGATGVTLRRGARAWPVPLRAVGADWASRQSRRTAAIRTLDRTGAPGSDALPDRVALGDLPDVGPPDETRVRAGWAATRPSGLRAMLGADQHGAVSVDLVRDGPHALVAGTTGAGKSALLQTLVLSLALAHPPTRLAIALIDYKGGASFGACADLPHVVGQVTDLDGALATRALAGLRAELNRRERTLAAAGVADLAALWLADDAGTTSTAPPPRLLVVVDEFRAMADEHPDFLPGLLRLAAQGRSLGMHLVLATQRPAGAIGPDLRANISLRIALRVTDVAESVDVLDIPDAASILPSTPGRALVRRGTAGPEWVQVAQVLAPGQRNPVDVAASWTAADASWVPWAGSGTRTSSVPGRALDRTSPTTAPADDVRRYVEAIRRAAHGVPAPTPPWLPALPERVRVEEIDALPLEPGVDPARTIPLALGDLPSEQRRAAVRWDPAAGHLLVLGGPGSGRTTALRTVAAGAIDLGLHVHLVGLDLPTGTAVDLCSSDEDLDRHGTSLGTIVGTDDPRRLARLVTLLAEADDTRSPRLLVVDDLEAALDSLASVARGAAGERLLDLLRDGRRRGVTVVAGARASARALTHAPHFSSRLVLGQADAVADVLVGVPTELAGVRRTPGRAVLVAGDGAVECQVALVSETAAGAGGRGRHAGNRVEVATEGEPVRLHPVPVHVPWAALTPSRGRGAAMGRGGDDAATVHLDTSCGALVVGSPGSGRSNALEVVAVGLVRAGRRVAVVAPAGTLRDVPGLGWSVGHDGLRALLDELETCTDAVDLVVDDLDDLDQACPLEVELLARIVAPDANRDVRLIASARTARAATAYREPFARLRAGRRGLVLDPHEPGSADVFGRTLEWALDPARPHARGRGVLHDDRQVVPVQVADAASRS, encoded by the coding sequence ATGCTGATCGCCCCGGCGATCGCGCTGGGTCAGGTCGTCGTCGAGCGCCGACGGGTCCCGAGTGGGGGCCACGCCTCGCGTCCCGATGCACGGCGAGGTGGGGCGGCCCGCGAGCACGCCGACGTGGGGGGCCGGGCCGGGGTCGCGTCCGACGCGTCATGTCTGGAGGGTTCCATCCACCCCGCAGATCTCGCGACCGCAGCCCTTGTCAGGCTTCGGCGCGGGACCGTCCGCGCGGGTCCGGTCCCGGACCGGCCCGGGGCAGCGGCGCAGGGCGCGGCGGGTCCGGGGTCCGCCGACCGGTCGCTCGGCGCGAGTGCCGCGGGTCGCGCGGTCGCTGTCGTCGGTCCGCGGGAGCTGGCCCTCGGGATCGCGAGGGCGCTCACGCTCGGGCTGGTCGGCCCCGCGGGCGAGACAGCGCTCGTCGTCAGGTGCGACGTCGGCGAGCACGAGTCATGGCGCTGGGCACGCTGGCTCACGCACCGCTCGGCACCGCTACCGGGTCCCGACGCCGGACGGACGGTCGTCGTGGCGGACGGCGAGGGCACCCACCCCGAGATCGCCCGGTGGTGGCACGGCGCCGGGGCGACGCATCACCTCGTCCTCGTCGCGCGTAGCGCTGGTGCTGTGCCGGCCTGGTGCGACACCGTCGTCGAGGTCGGCGCGACCGGTGTGACGCTCCGACGCGGCGCGCGGGCGTGGCCCGTCCCGCTGCGCGCGGTCGGGGCCGACTGGGCGAGCCGGCAGAGCCGTCGCACGGCGGCCATCCGGACCCTTGACCGCACCGGCGCCCCGGGCTCGGACGCCCTTCCTGACCGGGTCGCGCTCGGCGACCTCCCGGACGTCGGACCGCCCGACGAGACGCGGGTCCGAGCCGGCTGGGCCGCAACCCGACCGAGCGGCCTGCGCGCGATGCTGGGTGCCGACCAGCACGGTGCGGTGTCCGTCGATCTGGTGCGCGACGGTCCCCACGCCCTCGTGGCGGGCACGACAGGCGCGGGCAAGTCCGCACTCCTGCAGACCCTCGTGCTCTCGCTCGCGCTCGCGCACCCGCCGACGCGGCTCGCCATCGCCCTGATCGACTACAAGGGCGGGGCGAGCTTCGGCGCGTGCGCGGACCTCCCCCACGTCGTCGGTCAGGTCACCGACCTGGACGGGGCCCTCGCCACGCGCGCCCTCGCGGGACTGCGCGCCGAGCTGAACCGCCGCGAGCGGACCCTCGCGGCGGCGGGGGTCGCCGACCTGGCCGCGCTGTGGCTCGCCGATGACGCCGGGACGACGAGCACCGCTCCGCCGCCGCGGCTGCTCGTCGTCGTCGACGAGTTCCGGGCGATGGCCGACGAGCACCCGGACTTCCTTCCCGGGCTCCTGCGGCTCGCCGCCCAGGGCCGCTCGCTCGGCATGCACCTCGTGCTGGCCACGCAGCGCCCGGCAGGGGCCATCGGCCCAGACCTCCGGGCGAACATCTCGCTGCGCATCGCGCTGCGCGTGACCGACGTCGCCGAGTCCGTCGACGTCCTCGACATCCCCGACGCCGCCTCGATCCTCCCGTCGACCCCCGGCCGTGCACTCGTGCGGCGCGGCACCGCCGGACCCGAGTGGGTGCAGGTCGCGCAGGTGCTGGCACCGGGTCAACGGAACCCGGTCGACGTGGCCGCGTCGTGGACAGCCGCCGACGCCAGCTGGGTCCCCTGGGCGGGCAGCGGCACGCGCACGTCGTCCGTCCCGGGCAGGGCGCTGGACCGCACGAGCCCGACGACGGCCCCTGCCGATGACGTCCGTCGCTACGTCGAGGCCATCCGGCGCGCTGCCCACGGCGTTCCGGCACCGACGCCGCCGTGGCTACCGGCCCTGCCCGAGCGGGTCCGTGTCGAAGAGATCGACGCACTCCCCCTCGAACCGGGCGTCGACCCGGCGCGGACGATCCCCCTCGCGCTCGGCGACCTGCCGTCCGAGCAGCGCCGCGCCGCGGTGCGCTGGGACCCGGCCGCCGGGCACCTGCTCGTCCTCGGCGGTCCGGGTAGCGGTCGGACGACGGCGCTACGGACCGTCGCAGCGGGCGCGATCGACCTCGGGCTGCACGTCCACCTCGTCGGGCTCGACCTCCCCACGGGCACGGCGGTGGACCTGTGCTCGTCGGACGAGGACCTCGATCGTCACGGCACGAGCCTCGGGACGATCGTGGGTACGGACGACCCGCGCCGGCTCGCGCGCCTCGTCACGCTCCTTGCCGAGGCCGACGACACCCGATCGCCGCGTCTCCTCGTCGTCGACGACCTCGAGGCCGCGCTCGACTCCCTCGCCTCGGTGGCCCGTGGCGCCGCCGGCGAGCGGCTCCTCGATCTCCTGCGCGACGGCCGTCGCCGGGGTGTCACGGTCGTGGCCGGGGCGCGCGCGTCCGCCCGAGCCCTCACGCACGCTCCGCACTTCTCCTCACGGCTCGTGCTCGGCCAGGCCGACGCGGTCGCCGACGTCCTTGTCGGGGTCCCGACGGAGCTCGCCGGCGTTCGACGCACCCCCGGCAGGGCCGTGCTCGTCGCGGGTGACGGTGCCGTCGAGTGCCAGGTCGCGCTGGTCTCCGAGACGGCGGCGGGGGCCGGGGGGCGCGGACGCCACGCCGGCAACAGGGTCGAGGTCGCGACGGAAGGCGAGCCGGTGCGGCTGCACCCCGTTCCGGTGCATGTCCCGTGGGCTGCCCTCACACCGAGCCGAGGACGTGGTGCGGCCATGGGACGGGGCGGGGACGACGCTGCGACCGTGCACCTCGACACGAGCTGCGGGGCGCTCGTCGTCGGCTCGCCGGGCTCTGGCCGGTCCAACGCTCTCGAGGTCGTCGCAGTGGGGCTCGTCCGCGCAGGCCGTCGGGTCGCGGTCGTCGCCCCCGCCGGCACGCTGCGCGACGTTCCCGGGCTGGGGTGGTCCGTCGGGCACGACGGTCTGCGGGCGCTGCTCGACGAGCTGGAGACGTGCACCGACGCCGTCGACCTCGTCGTCGACGACCTCGACGACCTCGACCAGGCCTGCCCGCTCGAGGTCGAGCTGCTCGCCCGGATCGTCGCTCCGGACGCGAACCGAGACGTGCGGCTCATCGCCTCCGCGCGAACCGCACGGGCCGCGACCGCGTACCGGGAGCCGTTCGCCCGCCTGCGTGCCGGTCGCCGAGGGCTCGTCCTCGACCCCCACGAGCCGGGATCGGCCGACGTCTTCGGCCGCACGCTCGAGTGGGCCCTCGACCCGGCGCGGCCGCACGCGCGCGGCCGCGGGGTGCTCCACGACGACCGACAGGTGGTCCCCGTCCAGGTCGCTGACGCCGCGAGCCGATCGTGA
- a CDS encoding WhiB family transcriptional regulator: MDWRHRAACLDEDPELFFPIGNTGPALLQIEEAKAVCRRCPVMDTCLKWALESGQDAGVWGGLSEDERRALKRRTARQRRAS, translated from the coding sequence ATGGATTGGCGCCACCGCGCAGCGTGTCTCGACGAGGACCCCGAGCTGTTCTTCCCGATCGGCAACACCGGTCCGGCCCTGCTCCAGATCGAAGAGGCGAAGGCCGTCTGCCGCCGCTGCCCCGTCATGGACACGTGCCTGAAGTGGGCACTCGAGTCCGGACAGGACGCGGGCGTCTGGGGTGGCCTCTCGGAGGACGAGCGCCGCGCGCTCAAGCGTCGCACCGCGCGCCAGCGCCGGGCGAGCTGA